Genomic segment of Streptomyces sp. NA02950:
GCGACGTCGAGTCCGTCTTCACCAAGGACGACCTGCTCACCCACGCCACGATCTACTGGGTGAACAACTCCATCGCCACGTCGATGCGTTACTACGCCAACGCCAACCGCTACCCATGGACCCCCGCCCACGACCGCACGCCGGTCGTGCGGGCCCCGGCCGGCCTCACCTTCGTCACGTACGAGAACCCGCCCGGCATCCACACCGCCAACGAGCGCGTCCGGGCGTTCAGGACCGGCCCACAGGCCGATTGGTTCAACCATGTCAACGTCAACGTCAAAGCCCACGACCACGGCGGCCACTTCATCCCCTGGGAGAACCCCGACGCCTGGGTGAGCGACCTGCGCCGAACCTTCCACGGCCGCAGGCCCTGAACGACCCCGCGGGCTCGTCTGGCGTGGCCGGGCGAACGTTGCCTGGCGGGGGCGTGCGTGTCGGCTGACCGGCCCGCACCTCCTCCGGGAGATGACGGCGCGCCCGACGGCGTTCTGGCCTTGCCGACGAGGGATACCACGCTGGTTCCGCGGCCGCGTCCGTGGGCCGACGGGACATCCGTCTGGGCCAACGACACGCACCGTACGCGGCGCGCCACCGCTGCTCGAGCAGCTTGTCGGCTCCAGCGGACGGCAAAAGGCAAAGGCGAAGGCAAGGAGATGTCTCTCCTCGCCTCTCTTAACTTATAGCGCACTGGGGGGCTTGCGGCAAGATCCGGGTGGTGGCACAAAATCGGCGGCCGAGGCCACAAGCTGCGGAAATGGGGGGCATGACGTGCGTGTGCTGTCGGCGTATGGGGGATGTGGTGACGTCGAACCAGTGGTGGGACCGGCGGTGCGGTCGCGAGCGCTCGGGGCGGTGTTGCGGGAGTGCGCGCCGCCCGACTGGGCGGAGCGGTCGGCCGAGTCGTCAGAGGGCGGACAGCCGGCGACGAGGACCTGCCTGTGTCCGGCAGGAGGTTCGACAGAGCTGGAGGCGCCGGTGATGCGATCGACCAGTGCGGTGCAACGGGACACGACGGCCTCGGAGGCATCGCGATGATCGAGCGGTACGTGTGGGATCTTCAAGCGGTTGGCGAGACGCAGATCGCGGTCGTCGGCGGCAAGGGCGCGCACCTGGGCGGGCTGTCGCGGATCGATGGCATCCGTGTGCCGGCCGGCTTCTGCGTGACAACGGACGCCTTCCGGCGGATCATGGCGGAAGCGCCGTCGATCGACGATCAGCTCGATCAGCTGTCGCGTCTGAACCCGGACGACCGGGAGGCGATCCGCACGCTCAGCGCGCAGATCCGCCGCACCATCGAAGGGATCCCCATCCCGGGCGATCTCGCGGCGGCGATCACACGGGCGCTCGCCCAGCTCGGCGAGCAGGCCGCCTGCGCCGTCCGGTCCAGCGCGACGGCAGAGGACCTGCCGACGGCCTCCTTCGCCGGCCAGCAGGACACGTATCTGAACGTCGTGGGGCCGACGGCGATCTTCCAGCACGTCAGCCGGTGCTGGGCCTCGCTGTTCACCGAGCGGGCCGTGACCTACCGTCAGCGGAACGGCATCGACCACCGTACGGTCCACATGGCCGTGGTCGTGCAGCAGATGGTCTTCCCGCATGCGGCCGGCATCCTGTTCACGGCCGACCCCGTCACGGGCAACCGGAAGGTCGCCACCGTGGACGCCGGCTTCGGCCTCGGCGAGGCCCTGGTCTCCGGCCTGGTGAACCCGGACGTCTTCACGGTGCGACACGGCGAAGTCGTCGCCAAGACGATCGCCGCGAAACAGCGTGCCGTCCACGCCCTGCCGGCCGGCGGTACGCGGGAAGTGGCGATCGACCCGCGGCGCCAGGAGCAGCCGTCGCTGACGGATGCGCAGGTCGTGCGGCTCGTGCGGCTCGGGCGGCGGATCGAAGCGCACTTCGGCCGCCCGCAGGACATCGAATGGTGCCTGGACGACGATGGCTTCCAGATCGTTCAGAGCCGGCCGGTCACGACGCTGTTCCCCATCCCCGAGACCGGCGACCAGGAGAATCACGTCTACGTCTCCGTCGGTCATCAGCAGATGATGACCGACCCCATGAAGCCCCTGGGGCTCTCCATGTGGCAGCTGACGGCCATGGTGCCGATGCACGAGGCCGGCGGAAGACTGTTCGTCGACGTCACCCGGCGCCTGGCCTCGCCCGCGAACCGCGCCAGTCTCCTGGACCTCATGGGGAGAGGCGATCCGCTGGTCAGGGACGCGCTGGAGACTGTCCTCGACCGTGACGATTTCGTCCCGTCGCTCCCGGACGCGGGTACCGGCGGGCCGTCGGCCGGCGGCGCGTCCGCTCCGATCGAGACCGATCCGGCCATCGTCGCCGAGCTGATCGAGCGCAGCCAGGCGTCCATCGCCGCCCTGGAGCGCGGCATCCGGACGAAGACCGGACCGGCGCTGTTCGACTTCCTGCTGGATGCCTTCGAGGAGCACAAGCGCGTCCTCAGTGATCCGCTGAACATTCAAGCGATCATGGCGGGGATGGAGGCCACGTGGTGGCTCAACGACAAGCTCCAGGAGTGGCTGGGCGAGAAGAACGCGGCTGACACGCTCACGCTCTCCGCCCCCGACAACGTCACGTCGGAGATGGGACTGGCGCTGCTCGACGTCGCGGACGTGATCCGCCCGCGGTCGGAGGTGGTGGCGTTCCTGCGGGGCGTCGAGTGCGTCGAGGACGAAGGCTTCCTGGATGAGCTGGCGAAGCTCCCGGGCGGGACCGAAGCGCGCGACGCCATCGAGGCCTACCTCGACCGGTACGGCATGCGCTGCGTCGGCGAGATCGACATCACGCGGCCACGTTGGCGCGAGCGCCCCACCACGCTCGTGCCCGTGATCCTCGACAACGTCCGGAACTTCGAGCCGGGCGCCGCCGGGCGGCGCTTCGAGGAAGGCCGGCGTAAGGCGCAGAAGAAGGAACAGGAGGTGCTGTCACGCTTGCGGGCCCTGCCGGACGGGGAGCGGAGAGCCGACGAGGCCAAGCGGATGATCGACCGGGTCCGAACCTTCATCGGGTACCGGGAGTACCCGAAGTACGGCATCGTCAGCCGCTACTTCGTCTACAAGCAGGCCCTGCTGAGGGAGGCCGAGCGCCTCGTGCAGGCCAACGTGCTTCCGGAAAAGGAGGACATCTTCTACCTCACGTTCCAGGAACTCCACGACGTCGTGCGCTCGAACCAGGTGGACGACCAGCTCATCCAGCAGCGCAAGGACGTGTTCCGGTCGTACCACGCGCTCACACCGCCCCGGGTGCTCACATCGGATGGCGAGGCCGTCACCGGGGCGTACCGGCGCGACGACGTACCGGCCGGCGCCCTGATCGGCCTACCGGTTTCCACGGGGACCGTCGAGGGACGGGCCCGCGTCATCCGTGACATGGCGGAGGCCGATCTCGAAGCGGGCGACATTTTGGTCACGGCCTTCACGGACCCCAGCTGGTCGCCGCTGTTCGTCGGAATCGCGGGCCTGGTGACGGAGGTGGGCGGCCTGATGACCCATGGCGCAGTGATCGCCCGGGAATACGGTTTGCCGGCCGTCGTGGGCGTGGAGCAGGCCACTCGGCTGATCCGGGACGGGCAGCGGATCCGCGTGCACGGAACCGACGGGTACGTCGAGATCCTGCCTTGACCGACCACACCGAGAAGCCCCATCCGTAGCTTCCGGCTGAACAGCACCATCTCGGTACGCGTGGGTGAGGGACGGGATCAGAAGAACGAGGCCCCGGCGTCCAGCCGCCTCGGTACGGGCGGCCCGATCCGGTTGCGGCGAGGCCAACTGTCGATCAGGTGGCCGCGGTATGGATCTGGCGGAGGCCGTGGACGCCACGGGCAGTGGAGTCTGCCTCGCCGGCAGACCTGGCCGGTGTCGGTCTCCCGCTTCCCGAGTCGGGGCACCCGGCTGGATCAAGCGGACTGTTTGTCTGCGGCATCGTCTCCGACCGCCAACCAGGGCATCCGGTGGACGAGCGCGTCGCGCATCTTCGTGAGAGTTGTGATCTTTTCCTCCAGTTCGGCCACCCGTCGTGCGCCGACGGCGTAGCCCTCGGCGCACGACGGCGAGTACTCGAACACGCCGGGCAGCTCGGTGTCGAGGTAGCGCACGAAGGACTTCACATCCTCGACGGTGAGACCCGAGGCCAGCAGGTCGCGGATGTTGCGGACCCGGGTCACCGTTCCTGGGCGGTACACGCGATAGCCCGATGTCGTCCGCTCGGACTCCAGCAGCCCTTGTTCCTCGTAGTAACGCAGGGCGCGGGTTGTGGTCCCCGCCTGCGCAGCCAGTTCACCGTTCAGCAAAGCAGCCGCCTCCGGGCCTCTTGTGCGCCTTCACATGTACGTCAAGGTCAACTCCCGAGCCAGACCACCGTCTTCCCGGTGTACCTGCCCTGGACGAGATCGAGCAGCGCCTGTGGCGCGCTCGCCAGCCCGTCGACCACGGTCTCGTCATAGACGGTCCGGCCACGGCCGGCAGCCCGGCCAGGGCCGTCGCGTACTCCTCCCCCCAGCCTGCGGACGATCTCCGCCGCCGGGACGATCGAGCCGACCAGCCCGGCGGACTGGCCGGCCTCTACCTTGCCGGCCTCGACGTCGCCGCCAACGGCGGCCAGCTTGAGGCTGGCAGTGGCGAACGCCGCGCGCCGCTCCTCCAGATCCGCCCCGGTCTGCTCCAGGTCGGTCATCCGCTCGGTGAAGGGGTTGCGCAGCGCACGGACCACTCCCAGGCCGTGACCGACCGTGCGGGTGTCCTCGATCCCCGCGCGGATGAGGCTGCCTTGTACGCGGGGTGCAGATTCGCCTCCGTACTGGCCATGCAGCGGGTGCCGAACTGCGCGGCGCCCGCGCCGAGCGACGGATCCACGTGCCCCGGGCCGCCGAGGTCGTCGCCAGTGGTTACGCGGCCCTCACACCCACAACGCTGCGGGGTCGCAGTGTGCTGGGGCTGTGCACCCTCAACCCCTCACCACGGAGGACGACATCACCGGCACCCTGGACCGGCTCGCCGGACGCGTATAGACCAACGTCGCCCCCCTTACACGACCCGGCTCCACGCCACGACCTGGCGCATCCGTGCGGTCGTGGCGTGGAGCCGGGTCGGAGTGCCATCGCGGAAGAACCGGGTGTCCCGCAGCCGGGCCGGTCGTGCCGGCATGTCCCAGGAGGAGGTGATAGTGCCGGGGCTGTGGATCAGAGTGGTCAGTCCCTCCAGCAGGGCTTCGGAAGACACCGGTTTCTCGCCGTCGCCGGAATCGGTTGTGGACGGTCGGCCCGCACCGAACTCGGTCGGCATCTCCCGCGGCCTCCCGCCGGTCCTGAACCGCCAGATCACACCCTCGAACCGCTGTCGCAGCCGCTCGGGGTAGGGACCGTACCCGCCGATAGGCAGGATACGGATGGCACGATGAACTCCCTTTCGGTGTCCGTCAGTTGCACTTGAGCCCCTTGGCGTACTGCGTGGTCAACATCGTCAGCGCCGCCTTCGAGGAGGTGTACAGCGGCGCGACGACGTGCGACTCGGGCCGGCCGGGGTCGTGGAGCTCACGCACCACCAGGTGCGAAGAAGGTGTGCGGCCGTCCCCACGTCGTCGCTTGGGTTTCCTCACGTCCGGTGAATCCGGAGTCGCACGAGCAGACAGAATGAGCCGAAGCGCTGATCGTCATCGAGGGGTGGGACGCGTGTCGCTGAGGACGAAATCAGTCTGGCAGTGGGAGTACGCCGCGTGTTCATGGGCGTTGATCTTTGCCGCAGCACACTTCTACTGGGCTGTCGGCGGCGATGCGGGGTTGAGCGTGTCCGCCGGGCAACAGCTCGCTACTGCGCGCCCGCTCTGGTTCGTGCTGGTAGGTCTGTGGGGGGTGGGAACTCTCTGCCTGGTCGGCGCCTTGCTGGCCTGGCTACTCGCTCAGCCACGTCCACGCGGGGCGGCGAGGCGGATCCTGAGGTGTTTGGGCTGGGGGCTCGCCTTTGTCCTGCTGACGAGAGGCATCGCTGTTGAGTTCCTGCTGCTGACGGACGTGACGCACCTGGACAGCAGCGTGAGTGCGGGGCAGCGGTTCTGGACCCTGGCGCTGTGGAACCCCTGGTTCATCGTCGGTGGGCTGGCCTTCGGCATGTCCGCGCTCAAAGCCGTCAGGCGCGAACCCTCCCCGCGGGCCGGCAACTTCACGATCCGCTGTGCGCAAAGGACGCGCTCGGGACGCAGCAGGTAACTGGTGCTCGTGCGGCGGATCCTGTTTGACCTTGACACGGTGACAAGGCCTTCACTGCTCGCCGAGGAGGTGGTCTCGATGACGATCACGAGACAGGACACGGATGCGATACGAGCGCTCCAGGGACTGGAGGACGGCCGCTCGTCCGTGCGGCTGCGGGCTGCCCTGGCGGTCGGCACGACGCCTGACCCGCGCTTTGTCGACAAGCTCGTCGAGCGGTGCGCGATCGAGCCGGAGTTCTTCGTCCGCGACATGCTGACCTGGGCGCTCACCCGCCACCCGGTGTCCATGACGCTTCCGAGGCTGGTGCGCGAAGTCCGCTCGGAGCGTGCACAGGCACGGAGCCAGGCGCTGCACACGCTGTCCAAGATCGGGGACCGGCAGGCGTGGCCGGCGATCACACGCGCGCTGTTGTCCGACGCCGACGACGAGGTGGCGCGGAGCGCGTGGCGGGCCGCGATCGTGCTCGTGCCGGAAGGCGAGGAGTCCGCGTTGGCCGCGGTGTTGGCAAGGCAGCTCGGGCGCGGCGGGCGCCAGACGCAGTTGAGTCTCAGCCGGGCGCTGGTCGCGCTGGGGGAAGTGATCGTGCCGACTGTGCATGCTGCGACGGCGGCCCCTGACCCGCGCGTGCGCGCGCACGCGCTCGCCACGCAACGGCTGCTGCGCGAGCCGGACACCGGATTCGAGTTCGCCATCGAGGAGGCGAAGCGCGTCGTGGCCCTTGGCGGGTCCGGCCAGGAGGGATGACAGGACGTGTTGATCGGTGAGGTGGCGCGACGGTCCGGGGTCAGTGCCCGCATGCTCCGGCATTACGAGTCGCTCGGTCTGGTGCGGCCTTCGGGCCGTACGGGCTCGGGTTATCGGGAGTACTCCGGGGAGGACATCCGGCGGATCTTCCATATCGAGAGCCTGCGGTCGCTGGGGCTGTCGCTGCGTGAGATCGGGTGCGCGCTCGACGATCCCAGCTTCACGCCCTCGGCGCTCGTCGGCGACCTCATCCGTCAGACACGCGAACGCATCGCGGCCGAGACCGAGCTGCTCACGCGGCTGCGCCGGATCGATACCGCGGACCCCGCCGGCTGGCAGGACGTCCTCCAGGCCGTTGCGCTCCTCCAGGCACTGGCGTCCAAGAGCGCCGACGCGCGCCAGCGGGCGGCCCTGTCCTCGGCCGACCAGGTTCCGGTGCCGGTGGAGGCCCTGGTCGAGGCGGTACTGACCGAGACGGAGCCGAACGTCGCCGGAGCCCTTCGATGGGCGCTGGCGCGATCGGGCGACGGCGGCCCGGCACTGCTCGCGGCAGGCCTCGGCTCACCGGTGGCCGCGGTGCGGGAACGCGCCGTTCTATCCCTCGCCGAGATGCCCGGCGGTGAGGCCACCGCGCAACTGCGGCACGCACTCGCGCACCCCGATGCCGTTGTGCGCGGGTATGCGGCTCTGGCACTCGGCACGCGTGGTGTGGCCGAGGCGGTCCCGCCGCTCATCGACCTGATCGTGGAAGGAAAGAACGACACCGATGCAGCCGATGCGCTGAGCGTGCTGGCGAGCGACACCGCGACGGGGGATCAGATCGCGACCAGGATCGTTGGCCGCCTCGCTCAGGACACCACGGGAGCGCCCGCACGCGGACGGTTGACCCAGGCGCTGGCGGACATCCCGGGGACGATGGCCTCACGTGCCCTCGTGGAGCTGTCGCACGACGTGGACCGTGCGGTTGCGCTGACCGCGGCGTACCTTCTTCAGCTGCGCGACACCCGGTGACGGGTCCCTCCTGGGGTGCCGCGTGAAGGCGCGGACGCCGAGTTCGGCGGCGAGGCCCGCGGTCGGTTCCCGAACGCCGCGCCGGCGGAGCGCGCCCGTCATGGCTCCGGCAACCCCGGCCAAGCGGCCGGCTTGCCCGTCGGCTGGGCCCCGGTCCGTGATCAGCCCTCAGCGGCCGGTCCCCGTACAGGGCTGCCGAGGACTCTGTCGGTGAAGATCGCCAGCTGCCTGCGCATCTCCTCGTGGGCCATGCCCTTCTCGCCGGCCAGATACTCGACGAGGTCGGCCCGGGTGGCAGCGAGCAGTGCATGGGCGGCGAAGTCGCTGTCGGTCGGACCAGGAATCTGCTCCAGCAGGTCGCGGAGCAGGGTGTGCCATCGCTCGTACTGATCCGTCCGATAGGGGCTGTCCGTGCCGGTGCCCTCCAGGGCCAGGGCGAGGTGGCGGTTGTCGAGTTTGAAGCACAGGACCGCGTCGAGCAGGGCAGGCACGCGCTGAAGCGGCGGGGTGGCGGGGCCAAGCGGTGGCGGGCCCTCTTCGACGGCCTTCCTCACCGGTTCGAGCCGTGCTTCATACAGCGCGCGGATCAGCCCGGTGCGGTCGCCGAAGGCGCGGAAGAGCGTTCCCTTGCCGACGCCGGCCGCGGCCGCGATGTCGGCCATGGTCACGTCCTCGGGGCTGTGGCATTCGGCGAAGAGCGTGTCGGCGGCCGCAAGGGCGGCTGCCCGGTTACGAGCCGCGTCCTTGCGTGGCTTTCGCTCGGGCATGCGGTTTCCTCCATTTGCGATCCGGACCACCGGTCCGTATCTTCATCGAAGCGGACTGCTGGTCCGTATCGTATGGGACGGAGATCCTCATGCCCGAAAACACCTCACCGACGAATCTGTACCGCCACAGCCTGCGCCTCCTGCTGAACAAGGACATTCCCGCCTGGGTCGGCCTGTGGACCGAGGGCGGAATCATGGAGTTCCCCTTCGCTCCCCAGGGGTGGCCCCGGAGGCTGGAGGGCCGGGAGGCCATCGCCGCCTACATGAGCGACTACCCCGACCACATCGACCTGCACGACTTCCCGGACCTGAAGATCCACCAGACCACCGATCCCTCAACCATCGTGGCCGAGATGCGCGGTGTGGGCCGACTGGTCGAGACGGCAAACCCCTTCGACATGACCTACATCGCGGTCGTGACCGTCCGGGAGGGACGCTTCACCTCCTACCGCGACTACTGGAACCCCCTCGCCGTCCAGGAAACCGGCACGGACTTCACCAAGGGCAGCACCCGATGACCGCCACCGGCTCCATCCTGGTCATCGGCGCCACCGGCACCACCGGAAGCCGTACCACCGCGCAGCTGGTCGCCGCCGGCCACCGCGTCAAGGCCGCCGGCCGTCGCGGCGCCCCGCTCCCGGGCGCGGAACCGGTCCACTTCGACTGGTACGACCCCACCACCTTCGCCGCCGCCCTCAGCGGAGCCGACCGCCTCTACCTCATCCCGCCCCTGGGCGACCCGGCCCCGGCCACGGTCATGCTGCCCTTCCTCCGCCAGGCCCGCGCCGTCGGCGTACACCGCGCGGTACTCCTCAGCTCCTCGGCCATCCCCGAGGGCGGACCGGCCGTGGGGACCGTGCACCAGGCCCTGCCCGGCCTGTTCGACCAGTGGGCGGTACTGCGGCCGTCCTGGTTCATGCAGAACTTCACCAGCACGCACGCCCACGCCGACAGCATCCGCGCGTACGGCGTCATCCGGACTGCGGCCGGCAACGGCCGGGTCGGGTTCGTCGACGCCGACGACATCGCCGCCGTCGCGGCCCGTGCGCTGACCGACGACCAGGCACCCAATGCCGGCCTGGTCCTGACCGGACCGGAAGCACTCGGCCACGACGACATCGCCGACATCCTCACCCAGGTCAGCGGTCGCCCCGTGGTCCACCGCCACCTGACATACGAACAGATGCGGGACCACCTGGCCGCAAAGATGCCGCTGGAGTTCGCCGCGATGCTGGCAGGCATGGACCGCGCCATCGCCGAGGGAGCCGAAGACCGTACGACCGATACCGTCCAGCGCCTCACCGGTCGCCCGCCGCACAGTTTCCGGGTGGTCGCCGAACGAGAACTGGCACGCAACAGCTGACGTGCACTGGCGAGGGGGGACCAGACGGCGGGGCTTGTCCCACACCCGCGCTTCGAAAACCGACGCCTCGCGCCGTTCGAAGCCCGCACACCGACGGGAAACGCGCCCGGCCTGCGGGCTGTGACGGCGTGCCGCGCTTCGCGGCCTACCCGGCCGGCGGGGTACGGGTCCCGGCGCGGCGGGTCGCACCGGTCCGGGCCGCGGGCGGGAGCGGGCCAGCTGCCTTGACCGTACGCAGGACAGGGGCGGTCTCCAGGCTGCGGATCGCTTCCAGGCAGCCCACTTCTTCGATGAGATAGCGGTGCAGGGCCGCCGGGTCGGGGCACAAGGCCTCGGCGACCAGGTTGCTGGGGCCGGTCACGGCGGCCACATAGGCGAGTTCGTGGTGCCCGGCCAGCGTCCGGGCAACGTGGTCGAGGTGGGCGGGGGCGACGGCCATCCACAGCATGGCCTGTGTGGTGACGCCCAGCAGGGTGGTGTCGAGCTCGACGTCGAAGAAGAGTGCGCCGCCGGCCCGCAGGTCGGCCAGCCGGCGGGCGACGGTGGCGGCCGACCAACCGGTGACCGCGGCGAGATCGGTGAGGCTGGCACGGCCGTCGCGCTGGAGGGCGGCCAGCAGGCCGCCGTCTGCGGGAGTGAGGGCCTGCTGCCCGGAACGGGCGGGCGTGGTGGCGAGCTGAAGGCGGCGGCGCTGCTCGGCGTCGAGGCTCTGTACGCGTCCGGGCCAGGGGGTGGGTCCGCCGAGGTAGGTGTGCAGCACGCAGTGCGCGGAGACGGCGGTGATGCCGGCCGTGCGCGGGATGTCGTGCAGCAGCAGCGCGTGCCCGGCCTGGCCGTCGGCGGTGGGCGTGTGCACGACCGCGACGATCTCGGTGCCGCCCGAGGCCAGCATGACCCAGGAGGTGTCGGGACGGCGGGCGAGCGCGGCCGCGAGATCCTGGGCGGCGTGCGGGCCGGCGGTGAGCCGCAGCAGCCACTGGGTGCGCCCGGCCCGGTCGGGATCGGCCAGACCCACCACCCGCAGCGACGCGTCGGCGCACAGCCGCCGGTAGCGGCGGGAGACGGTCTGCGTCGAGACGCCGAGGACGTCGGCGATCGTGCTGAACGGCGCCCGGCCGTCGATGTGCAGAGCGTGGATGAGGCCGCGATCGATGTCGTCCAGCATGTGAGGATCATGCACTGAAGGCGGCAATGTGGAAAGTTCGCTCACTTCACCGACGAAAGTGGAAGCCGGCTGTCGGTGTTGCGCACCGTCGACCCATGCCGTACGAATCCACGACCCCGCCCCATCCGCACCGGTGGGCCGCGCTGGCGGTGCTTCTGCTCGCCGAGGCAATGAACCTCCTCGACGCCACCATCATGACCGTCGCCGCGCCGGTGATCCGCGCCGACCTCGGCGGCTCCGACGCGGCCATCCAGTGGTTCAGCGCCGCCTACACACTGCCCTTCGCGGTCTTCCTGATCACCGGCGGGCGCCTGGGCGACATCGTCGGCCGCCGACGGGTCTTCCGCGCCGGTATGGCCGCGTTCACCCTCGCCTCCCTGGCGTGCTCCCTGGCCCCGTCCACCGCGGCACTGATCGCGGTACGCGCCGTGCAGGGAGCCGCCGCGGCGCTCATCGTCCCCCAGACCATCGGCATGATCCGTGCCCTGTTCGACGGCCGTGAACTGGCCCGGGCCATGGGCTCCATCGGGCCCGTCATGGGCCTGGCCGCCGTCACCGGTCCCGCCCTCGGCGGCCTGCTGACCCACGCTGATCTCTTCGGCTCCACATGGCGCGCAGTGTTCCTCGTCAACGTCCCCCTCG
This window contains:
- the rph gene encoding rifamycin-inactivating phosphotransferase, which codes for MIERYVWDLQAVGETQIAVVGGKGAHLGGLSRIDGIRVPAGFCVTTDAFRRIMAEAPSIDDQLDQLSRLNPDDREAIRTLSAQIRRTIEGIPIPGDLAAAITRALAQLGEQAACAVRSSATAEDLPTASFAGQQDTYLNVVGPTAIFQHVSRCWASLFTERAVTYRQRNGIDHRTVHMAVVVQQMVFPHAAGILFTADPVTGNRKVATVDAGFGLGEALVSGLVNPDVFTVRHGEVVAKTIAAKQRAVHALPAGGTREVAIDPRRQEQPSLTDAQVVRLVRLGRRIEAHFGRPQDIEWCLDDDGFQIVQSRPVTTLFPIPETGDQENHVYVSVGHQQMMTDPMKPLGLSMWQLTAMVPMHEAGGRLFVDVTRRLASPANRASLLDLMGRGDPLVRDALETVLDRDDFVPSLPDAGTGGPSAGGASAPIETDPAIVAELIERSQASIAALERGIRTKTGPALFDFLLDAFEEHKRVLSDPLNIQAIMAGMEATWWLNDKLQEWLGEKNAADTLTLSAPDNVTSEMGLALLDVADVIRPRSEVVAFLRGVECVEDEGFLDELAKLPGGTEARDAIEAYLDRYGMRCVGEIDITRPRWRERPTTLVPVILDNVRNFEPGAAGRRFEEGRRKAQKKEQEVLSRLRALPDGERRADEAKRMIDRVRTFIGYREYPKYGIVSRYFVYKQALLREAERLVQANVLPEKEDIFYLTFQELHDVVRSNQVDDQLIQQRKDVFRSYHALTPPRVLTSDGEAVTGAYRRDDVPAGALIGLPVSTGTVEGRARVIRDMAEADLEAGDILVTAFTDPSWSPLFVGIAGLVTEVGGLMTHGAVIAREYGLPAVVGVEQATRLIRDGQRIRVHGTDGYVEILP
- a CDS encoding TetR/AcrR family transcriptional regulator; its protein translation is MPERKPRKDAARNRAAALAAADTLFAECHSPEDVTMADIAAAAGVGKGTLFRAFGDRTGLIRALYEARLEPVRKAVEEGPPPLGPATPPLQRVPALLDAVLCFKLDNRHLALALEGTGTDSPYRTDQYERWHTLLRDLLEQIPGPTDSDFAAHALLAATRADLVEYLAGEKGMAHEEMRRQLAIFTDRVLGSPVRGPAAEG
- a CDS encoding HEAT repeat domain-containing protein codes for the protein MTITRQDTDAIRALQGLEDGRSSVRLRAALAVGTTPDPRFVDKLVERCAIEPEFFVRDMLTWALTRHPVSMTLPRLVREVRSERAQARSQALHTLSKIGDRQAWPAITRALLSDADDEVARSAWRAAIVLVPEGEESALAAVLARQLGRGGRQTQLSLSRALVALGEVIVPTVHAATAAPDPRVRAHALATQRLLREPDTGFEFAIEEAKRVVALGGSGQEG
- a CDS encoding MerR family transcriptional regulator, with product MLIGEVARRSGVSARMLRHYESLGLVRPSGRTGSGYREYSGEDIRRIFHIESLRSLGLSLREIGCALDDPSFTPSALVGDLIRQTRERIAAETELLTRLRRIDTADPAGWQDVLQAVALLQALASKSADARQRAALSSADQVPVPVEALVEAVLTETEPNVAGALRWALARSGDGGPALLAAGLGSPVAAVRERAVLSLAEMPGGEATAQLRHALAHPDAVVRGYAALALGTRGVAEAVPPLIDLIVEGKNDTDAADALSVLASDTATGDQIATRIVGRLAQDTTGAPARGRLTQALADIPGTMASRALVELSHDVDRAVALTAAYLLQLRDTR
- a CDS encoding MerR family transcriptional regulator, giving the protein MLNGELAAQAGTTTRALRYYEEQGLLESERTTSGYRVYRPGTVTRVRNIRDLLASGLTVEDVKSFVRYLDTELPGVFEYSPSCAEGYAVGARRVAELEEKITTLTKMRDALVHRMPWLAVGDDAADKQSA
- a CDS encoding nuclear transport factor 2 family protein; protein product: MPENTSPTNLYRHSLRLLLNKDIPAWVGLWTEGGIMEFPFAPQGWPRRLEGREAIAAYMSDYPDHIDLHDFPDLKIHQTTDPSTIVAEMRGVGRLVETANPFDMTYIAVVTVREGRFTSYRDYWNPLAVQETGTDFTKGSTR
- a CDS encoding Lrp/AsnC family transcriptional regulator gives rise to the protein MLDDIDRGLIHALHIDGRAPFSTIADVLGVSTQTVSRRYRRLCADASLRVVGLADPDRAGRTQWLLRLTAGPHAAQDLAAALARRPDTSWVMLASGGTEIVAVVHTPTADGQAGHALLLHDIPRTAGITAVSAHCVLHTYLGGPTPWPGRVQSLDAEQRRRLQLATTPARSGQQALTPADGGLLAALQRDGRASLTDLAAVTGWSAATVARRLADLRAGGALFFDVELDTTLLGVTTQAMLWMAVAPAHLDHVARTLAGHHELAYVAAVTGPSNLVAEALCPDPAALHRYLIEEVGCLEAIRSLETAPVLRTVKAAGPLPPAARTGATRRAGTRTPPAG
- a CDS encoding NAD(P)H-binding protein, which codes for MTATGSILVIGATGTTGSRTTAQLVAAGHRVKAAGRRGAPLPGAEPVHFDWYDPTTFAAALSGADRLYLIPPLGDPAPATVMLPFLRQARAVGVHRAVLLSSSAIPEGGPAVGTVHQALPGLFDQWAVLRPSWFMQNFTSTHAHADSIRAYGVIRTAAGNGRVGFVDADDIAAVAARALTDDQAPNAGLVLTGPEALGHDDIADILTQVSGRPVVHRHLTYEQMRDHLAAKMPLEFAAMLAGMDRAIAEGAEDRTTDTVQRLTGRPPHSFRVVAERELARNS
- a CDS encoding DUF3995 domain-containing protein, which produces MSLRTKSVWQWEYAACSWALIFAAAHFYWAVGGDAGLSVSAGQQLATARPLWFVLVGLWGVGTLCLVGALLAWLLAQPRPRGAARRILRCLGWGLAFVLLTRGIAVEFLLLTDVTHLDSSVSAGQRFWTLALWNPWFIVGGLAFGMSALKAVRREPSPRAGNFTIRCAQRTRSGRSR